A region of Bifidobacterium adolescentis ATCC 15703 DNA encodes the following proteins:
- the rplW gene encoding 50S ribosomal protein L23 → MVAIHKPAHDIILKPVVSEKSYALSDRGQYTFVVAPNANKVQIKQAIEEIFNVKVTNVNTLNRAGKRQRTRNGFGQRVNQKRAIVTVAEGQTIDIFGN, encoded by the coding sequence ATGGTCGCTATTCACAAGCCCGCACACGACATCATCCTCAAGCCTGTCGTTTCTGAGAAGAGCTACGCTCTGTCCGATCGCGGTCAGTACACCTTCGTGGTGGCCCCGAACGCGAACAAGGTTCAGATCAAGCAGGCAATCGAAGAGATCTTCAATGTCAAGGTGACGAACGTCAACACCCTCAACCGCGCCGGCAAGCGCCAGCGCACCCGCAACGGTTTCGGCCAGCGCGTCAATCAGAAGCGCGCCATCGTGACCGTCGCCGAGGGCCAGACGATCGACATCTTCGGTAACTGA
- the rplB gene encoding 50S ribosomal protein L2 — MAIRVYKPTTAGRRNASVSDFSELTRSTPEKSLVRKLSKTGGRNSYGRMTSRHRGGGHKRQYRLIDFKRWDKDGVPAKVAHIEYDPNRSARIALLHYADGEKRYIIAPEGIKQGDVIETGAQADIKPGNNLPLRNIPTGTVVHAIELRPLGGAKIARSAGAAVQLVAKDGAYAQLRMPSGEIRNVDARCRATVGEVGNSDHANIQLGKAGRARWMGKRPITRGESMNPVDHPHGGRTRGGKPPVSPWGKGEVRTRRPKKASNKMIVRRRPNGKNRK, encoded by the coding sequence ATGGCTATCCGCGTTTATAAGCCGACGACTGCAGGCCGCCGTAACGCGTCCGTCTCGGACTTCTCCGAGCTTACGCGCTCCACGCCTGAGAAGTCGCTGGTTCGCAAGCTCAGCAAGACTGGCGGTCGTAACTCCTACGGCCGTATGACCTCCCGTCATCGCGGCGGCGGTCACAAGCGCCAGTACCGTCTCATCGACTTCAAGCGTTGGGACAAGGACGGCGTGCCGGCCAAGGTCGCTCACATCGAGTACGACCCGAACCGTTCCGCCCGCATCGCACTGCTGCACTACGCAGACGGTGAGAAGCGTTACATCATCGCTCCGGAAGGCATCAAGCAGGGCGACGTCATCGAGACCGGCGCTCAGGCTGATATCAAGCCGGGCAACAACCTGCCGCTGCGCAACATCCCGACCGGTACCGTGGTGCACGCGATTGAGCTCCGCCCGCTGGGTGGCGCCAAGATCGCCCGCTCCGCCGGTGCTGCCGTGCAGCTCGTCGCCAAGGATGGCGCCTACGCTCAGCTGCGTATGCCGTCCGGCGAAATCCGCAACGTGGACGCTCGCTGCCGCGCGACCGTTGGTGAGGTCGGTAATTCCGATCACGCCAACATCCAGCTTGGCAAGGCAGGCCGCGCTCGTTGGATGGGCAAGCGCCCGATCACCCGTGGTGAGTCCATGAACCCTGTCGATCACCCGCACGGCGGTCGTACCCGCGGTGGCAAGCCGCCGGTTTCTCCGTGGGGCAAGGGCGAGGTTCGTACCCGCCGTCCGAAGAAGGCTTCGAACAAGATGATTGTTCGTCGTCGCCCGAATGGTAAGAACCGTAAGTAA
- the rpsS gene encoding 30S ribosomal protein S19, with translation MTRSIKKGPFVDAHLQKKVDEQNEKGTHNVIKTWSRRSMITPDFIGHTFAVHDGRKHVPVFVTESMVGHKLGEFAPTKTFKGHVKDDKKARR, from the coding sequence ATGACTCGTAGCATCAAGAAGGGCCCCTTCGTCGACGCCCACCTGCAGAAGAAAGTCGACGAGCAGAACGAGAAGGGTACGCACAACGTCATCAAGACGTGGTCCCGTCGTTCGATGATTACCCCTGATTTCATCGGACACACCTTCGCCGTTCATGATGGCCGCAAGCATGTTCCGGTGTTCGTCACCGAATCCATGGTTGGCCACAAGCTCGGTGAGTTCGCCCCGACCAAGACCTTCAAGGGTCATGTGAAGGACGACAAGAAGGCACGCCGCTAA
- the rplV gene encoding 50S ribosomal protein L22 has product MEAKAIARHVRVTPRKARRMVDLIRGKKATEAITILKFAPQDASLPVRKVLESAIANARVKADKAGEPFRENDLVVKETYVDEGVTLKRFRARAQGRAARINKRTSHITVVVANKEGNR; this is encoded by the coding sequence ATGGAAGCTAAAGCAATCGCTCGTCACGTCCGCGTGACGCCGCGCAAGGCTCGCCGTATGGTCGACCTCATCCGAGGCAAGAAGGCGACCGAAGCCATCACCATTCTGAAGTTCGCTCCGCAGGACGCATCCCTCCCGGTGCGTAAGGTCCTGGAGAGCGCCATCGCGAACGCTCGTGTGAAGGCCGACAAGGCCGGCGAGCCGTTCCGCGAGAACGACCTGGTCGTGAAGGAGACCTATGTGGACGAAGGCGTGACGCTCAAGCGTTTCCGCGCCCGTGCACAGGGCCGTGCCGCTCGTATCAACAAGCGCACCAGCCACATCACGGTCGTCGTCGCTAACAAGGAAGGAAACCGCTAA
- the rpsC gene encoding 30S ribosomal protein S3, with translation MGQKINPFGYRLGITENHRSKWFSDSNKVGERYRDFVLEDDAIRKAMSKDLERAGVSRIVIERTRDRVRVDIHTARPGIVIGRRGAEAERVRAKLEKLTGKQVQLNIFEVKNAALDAQLVAQGIAEQLTNRVTFRRAMRKAQQDAMRAGAKGIRIKLSGRLGGAEMSRSEFYREGCVPLQTLRALIDYGFFEAKTTYGRIGVKVWIYKGDMTEREFEEQQAQQSNNRQGRRGDRRPRRGQRNAAPQQNAAAEAPAAAEAPAATETKE, from the coding sequence ATGGGTCAGAAGATCAATCCGTTTGGCTACCGCCTGGGAATCACTGAGAACCATCGTTCCAAGTGGTTCTCCGATTCCAACAAGGTTGGCGAACGCTACCGCGACTTCGTTCTCGAAGATGACGCCATCCGCAAGGCCATGAGCAAGGACCTCGAGCGTGCGGGCGTGTCCCGTATCGTCATCGAGCGTACCCGCGACCGCGTGCGTGTGGACATCCACACCGCTCGTCCGGGTATCGTCATCGGCCGTCGTGGCGCTGAGGCTGAGCGCGTTCGCGCCAAGCTCGAGAAGCTCACCGGCAAGCAGGTCCAGCTCAACATCTTCGAAGTGAAGAACGCCGCACTGGACGCCCAGCTCGTCGCACAGGGCATCGCTGAGCAGCTCACCAACCGCGTGACCTTCCGTCGCGCGATGCGTAAGGCCCAGCAGGATGCCATGCGTGCAGGCGCCAAGGGTATCCGTATCAAGCTCTCCGGCCGCCTTGGTGGCGCCGAAATGAGCCGTTCCGAGTTCTATCGCGAGGGTTGCGTTCCGCTGCAGACCCTGCGTGCCCTCATTGATTACGGCTTCTTCGAGGCCAAGACCACTTACGGCCGTATCGGCGTGAAGGTCTGGATCTACAAGGGTGATATGACCGAGCGTGAGTTCGAAGAGCAGCAGGCACAGCAGAGCAACAACCGCCAGGGTCGTCGCGGCGATCGTCGTCCGCGTCGCGGCCAGCGCAACGCTGCTCCGCAGCAGAACGCAGCAGCAGAGGCTCCGGCCGCTGCTGAGGCACCTGCCGCAACGGAAACGAAGGAGTGA
- the rplP gene encoding 50S ribosomal protein L16, protein MLIPKRTKYRKQHRPVRRGMSKGGNEIAFGDFGIQALAPAYVTNRQIEAARIAMTRYIKRGGRVWITIFPDRPLTKKPLGTRMGSGKGTPEFWIANVHPGRVMFEIGGVSEDVAREALRRAIDKLPMKCRVIAREGGDI, encoded by the coding sequence ATGCTTATCCCAAAGAGAACCAAGTATCGTAAGCAGCACCGTCCGGTCCGCCGTGGCATGTCCAAGGGCGGCAACGAGATCGCTTTCGGCGATTTCGGTATCCAGGCTCTGGCTCCGGCTTATGTGACCAACCGCCAGATCGAGGCCGCTCGTATCGCCATGACCCGCTACATCAAGCGTGGTGGCCGCGTGTGGATCACGATCTTCCCGGATCGTCCGCTGACCAAGAAGCCGCTCGGCACCCGAATGGGTTCCGGTAAGGGTACTCCGGAATTCTGGATCGCCAACGTCCACCCGGGTCGCGTTATGTTCGAGATCGGTGGCGTGTCCGAGGATGTCGCTCGTGAGGCTCTGCGCCGCGCAATCGACAAACTCCCCATGAAGTGCCGTGTTATTGCTCGTGAAGGCGGTGACATCTGA
- the rpmC gene encoding 50S ribosomal protein L29, producing the protein MAVGTADYTMKNLNEKTNEEIEGFLKKSKEELFNLRFQSATGQLENTARLKAVKHDIARMYTILRERELGISQAPEATETKAEEK; encoded by the coding sequence ATGGCAGTCGGAACTGCAGACTACACCATGAAGAATCTCAACGAGAAGACCAACGAGGAGATCGAGGGCTTCCTCAAGAAGTCCAAGGAAGAGCTGTTCAACCTGCGCTTCCAGTCCGCGACCGGTCAGCTCGAAAACACCGCCCGCCTCAAGGCGGTCAAGCACGACATCGCCAGGATGTACACCATCCTGCGCGAGCGTGAGCTCGGCATCAGCCAGGCCCCCGAGGCGACCGAAACGAAAGCTGAGGAGAAGTAA
- the rpsQ gene encoding 30S ribosomal protein S17 yields the protein MAEERNFRKVRRGYVVSDKMDKTISVELEQRSTHPLYGKVVRSTRTVKVHDEHNEAHIGDLVSIMETRPLSKTKRWRLDSIIERAK from the coding sequence ATGGCTGAAGAGCGTAACTTCCGCAAGGTTCGTCGCGGTTACGTCGTGTCCGATAAGATGGACAAGACGATTTCCGTCGAGCTCGAGCAGCGTTCGACCCACCCGCTTTACGGCAAGGTTGTGCGCTCCACTCGTACGGTCAAGGTCCATGATGAACACAACGAGGCTCACATTGGCGACCTCGTGAGTATTATGGAGACTCGGCCCCTGAGCAAGACCAAGCGTTGGCGTCTCGATAGCATTATCGAGCGCGCTAAGTAA
- the rplN gene encoding 50S ribosomal protein L14, giving the protein MIQQETRLHVADNTGAKELLAIRVLGGSKRRYAGIGDVIVASVKDAIPGGSVKKGDVVKAVVVRTVKEHRRVDGSYIKFDENAAVILGSGREPKGTRIFGPVGRELRDKRFMKIVSLAPEVI; this is encoded by the coding sequence ATGATTCAGCAGGAAACGCGGCTTCATGTCGCCGACAACACGGGTGCGAAGGAACTCCTCGCCATCCGAGTGCTCGGCGGATCGAAGCGACGCTATGCCGGCATCGGTGACGTGATCGTCGCCTCCGTCAAGGACGCCATCCCTGGCGGGTCGGTCAAGAAGGGCGACGTCGTCAAGGCTGTCGTCGTCCGCACTGTCAAGGAACACCGTCGTGTCGACGGCTCCTACATCAAGTTCGACGAGAACGCCGCCGTCATTCTCGGCTCTGGCCGTGAACCGAAGGGCACTCGTATCTTCGGACCGGTCGGTCGTGAACTGCGCGACAAGCGCTTCATGAAGATCGTGTCCCTCGCCCCGGAGGTGATCTGA
- the rplX gene encoding 50S ribosomal protein L24: MAAKIKSGDLVKVIRGKDRGKEGTVKQVLKDDRLIVEGVQIVKKHVRATQQGQQAGIVAVEAPIHRSNVMVIDPETKQPTRVRIVEKEEARDGKVKTVRVRVAKKSGKELA, encoded by the coding sequence ATGGCAGCCAAGATTAAGAGCGGCGACCTGGTCAAGGTCATCCGCGGCAAGGATCGCGGCAAGGAAGGCACCGTCAAGCAGGTGCTCAAGGACGATCGTCTGATCGTCGAGGGCGTGCAGATCGTCAAGAAGCACGTCCGCGCCACGCAGCAGGGCCAGCAGGCTGGCATCGTGGCTGTCGAGGCTCCGATTCATCGCTCCAACGTGATGGTCATCGATCCGGAGACCAAGCAGCCCACCCGCGTGCGCATCGTCGAAAAGGAAGAGGCTCGTGACGGCAAGGTGAAGACCGTGCGCGTACGTGTCGCCAAGAAGTCCGGAAAGGAGCTGGCATGA